A single region of the Maniola jurtina chromosome 6, ilManJurt1.1, whole genome shotgun sequence genome encodes:
- the LOC123866268 gene encoding basic salivary proline-rich protein 2-like: protein MKIVYDTIYYYLIFICVCTITCFCAENGTYKGNDESENNSASSRGGSIAEKTNCKDSNERVNKCFNRTDGIETSEIHKIPQKAILVTNKNDNNFQHRDISGPNSQKVNDKDLLDYGSFNREKYSPYEEFGLLPFRKWPSGQPPFWLSQSNPPDYTKPQSHNKNPMLDGTYYPHGKPLHSGELSSHGKPPYTGSSHHNRPHGESTHHNRPPKHDEHSSHIKQSPQGGPVLHDKQPPLGGRQLPHGGLSHYERPLQSHGVFSYGRPPPHGRPPHHSGSSHHDRPPSHSEPPAQGGSSHHNKPSHGGHQSPHGGSSNHDRPPPYGGSHSHGESPYQGKPPSHSRPPHHGGSTHYDKPPPQGGSSHHHKPPSHGGHQSPHGGPPQHNRPPPHSGSPPHGRPPHHGGSAHNDKPPPHGEHFSHNKPPPQGGSPHHDKQPDGGLSHHDKPPPHGGSPSHGKPPPHGHPSHSRPPHHGGSPPYDRPLTNCETPGGPSPPHGGPPHCIPFSQGELHPHGGSQNGPSAIETPLHEHPSQQTSNNDQETYGHPHQATTANPVNGDYSTTLNPAVIFRDDLLPLSLFQAQPVRPPYEIEDGYNYIHLIDVR, encoded by the exons ATGAAAATTGTGTACGAcactatttattattacctCATTTTTATATGTGTTTGTACAATAACGTGTTTCTGCGCAGAAAATGGAACTTACAAAG gaaacGATGAAAGCGAAAATAATTCAGCCAGTTCCCGTGGGGGAAGTATTGCAGAAAAAACAAACTGTAAAGATTCCAATGAACGAGTAAATAAATGTTTCAACAGGACGGACGGTATAGAAACATCAGAAATCCATAAGATTCCACAAAAAGCTAtattagtaacaaataaaaatgacaatAATTTTCAACATCGAGATATTTCTGGTCCAAATTCACAAAAAGTTAACGACAAAGACTTGCTAGATTACGGCAGTTTTAATCGTGAAAAATATTCTCCGTATGAAGAATTCGGTCTTTTACCATTTAGGAAATGGCCATCGGGTCAGCCACCCTTTTGGTTATCTCAAAGTAATCCTCCAGATTATACCAAGCCACAATCACACAATAAAAATCCTATGCTTGATGGAACATATTATCCTCATGGCAAGCCGCTTCATAGTGGTGAATTATCTTCTCATGGTAAGCCACCTTATACTGGATCTTCTCACCATAATAGGCCACATGGTGAATCTACTCATCATAACAGACCACCTAAGCATGATGAACATTCTTCTCATATTAAACAATCTCCACAAGGAGGACCAGTTCTCCATGATAAACAACCTCCGCTTGGTGGACGTCAACTTCCCCATGGGGGACTTTCTCATTATGAAAGACCACTGCAGTCTCATGGTGTATTTTCTTATGGCAGACCACCTCCTCATGGTAGACCACCTCATCACAGTGGATCTTCTCACCATGACAGACCACCTTCCCATAGTGAACCGCCTGCACAAGGTGGATCGTCTCATCATAATAAACCATCGCATGGTGGACATCAATCTCCGCACGGGGGATCTTCTAACCACGATAGACCCCCGCCTTATGGTGGATCTCATTCTCATGGTGAGTCTCCTTATCAAGGTAAACCACCCTCTCATAGTAGACCACCTCATCATGGTGGATCTACTCACTATGACAAACCACCTCCACAAGGTGGATCGTCTCACCATCATAAACCACCTTCGCATGGTGGACATCAATCTCCTCATGGTGGACCTCCTCAACATAATAGGCCACCGCCTCATAGTGGATCTCCTCCTCATGGTAGACCACCTCATCACGGTGGATCTGCTCATAATGACAAACCACCTCCGCATGGTGAACACTTTTCCCATAATAAACCACCGCCACAAGGTGGATCACCTCATCATGATAAACAACCGGATGGTGGACTTTCTCATCATGATAAACCCCCACCTCATGGTGGATCTCCTTCTCATGGTAAACCACCTCCTCATGGACATCCTTCACATAGTAGACCACCACATCATGGCGGGTCACCTCCCTATGATAGACCACTTACAAATTGTGAAACTCCTGGCGGCCCATCCCCTCCACATGGCGGACCTCCTCATTGCATACCATTTTCCCAAGGTGAATTACATCCTCACGGCGGCTCGCAGAATGGCCCATCTGCTATTGAGACACCTTTACATGAACATCCGTCCCAACAAACTTCCAATAACGACCAAGAAACATATGGACATCCACATCAAGCCACTACTGCAAATCCAGTCAATGGAGACTATAGCACAACACTTAACCCTGCAGTTATTTTTAGAGATGACCTTTTACCCCTATCCTTATTTCAAGCGCAGCCAGTGAGGCCTCCATACGAAATAGAAGATGGATACAACTACATACATTTGATCGATGTGAGATAA